From Cannabis sativa cultivar Pink pepper isolate KNU-18-1 chromosome 8, ASM2916894v1, whole genome shotgun sequence, a single genomic window includes:
- the LOC133030176 gene encoding uncharacterized protein LOC133030176 codes for MKKKMKPSTTNVNVDPLRPVDEKLLHSFRNWLVGTIGNKYPRDVFTGLCGVAWFSTLNTDKLWLSDDHLDAAFHMMRRRQHFFPELYPRKCTVMPSWFTSSLRGRWDAWKSNTDHDGFVWDESILELLRGDPNQFLPSWKGMECIYMAMFLNGPKHWIAMEVNLELWKIFLFDSSLGSLTKDELNSLMDVWCPLLAKLVDQCGVCDTHYMVMVPQMTASESQVRPFDWEMMDNKVVPQTKSSGDCGMYVIEHIEHKLLDLPFDGVHDQHMSLFRQRWAVDLFYQNLA; via the exons atgaagaagaagatgaagccaTCAACAACCAATGTGAATGTTGACCCACTTCGGCCCGTTGATGAGAAGCTACTACATAGTTTTCGAAATTGGTTAGTGGGAACCATCGGAAACAAGTATCCGAGGGACGTCTTCACCGGGCTGTGTGGCGTGGCTTGGTTCTCGACCCTAAATACAGACAAACTATGGCTTTCTGATGAC CATTTGGATGCTGCTTTCCATATGATGAGGAGGAGGCAACACTTCTTCCCGGAGTTGTACCCACGTAAGTGTACTGTGATGCCATCTTGGTTTACCTCATCGTTGAGGGGTCGGTGGGATGCTTGGAAGAGCAATACTGACCATGATGGTTTTGTTTGGGATGAGTCCATCTTGGAACTCCTTCGTGGGGATCCAAACCAATTTTTGCCTTCTTGGAAGGGTATGGAGTGCATATACATGGCCATGTTCTTGAACGGACCGAAACATTGGATCGCTATGGAGGTCAATCTTGAGTTGTGGAAGATATTCCTCTTCGATTCGAGTCTTGGATCTCTAACGAAAGACGAACTGAATTCGCTTATGGATGTGTGGTGCCCTTTACTAGCCAAATTGGTGGACCAGTGTGGTGTATGTGACACTCATTACATGGTGATGGTCCCTCAAATGACAGCCTCCGAAAGTCAGGTCAGACCCTTCGACTGGGAAATGATGGACAATAAAGTTGTACCTCAGACAAAATCGAG CGGCGATTGTGGAATGTACGTCATAGAGCATATTGAGCATAAGTTATTGGATCTACCATTCGATGGAGTACATGATCAGCATATGTCGCTCTTTCGCCAGAGATGGGCAGTAGATTTATTCTACCAGAACTTGGCATGA
- the LOC115699149 gene encoding blue copper protein-like: MERYLRTDWGVKNVIVMMAVIGSVFFRCNVFAANITVGGSSGWDLTSDLQAWTAETPFHVGDSLVFSYSGAHDVIEVQEQDYESCNVSHPIKTYNDGETVVPLNQQGTRYFVCGRQGHCLMGQKLQVNVLPSPTTSEGGADNPDRRGGGRQHARPPPPPPPHNNNNNSSNNNNNNNPHDQHELPSLDPQVCVCSGGNPEKVVAVADSAFGWLMPLVTALMINLVGGLDYLVGVFHLVMI, from the exons ATGGAGAGATATTTGAGAACAGATTGGGGTGTGAAGAACGTAATTGTCATGATGGCTGTAATCGGATCGGTTTTCTTTAGGTGTAATGTCTTCGCTGCGAACATCACAGTCGGCGGCTCTTCTGGTTGGGATCTTACTTCAGATCTTCAAGCTTGGACTGCAGAAACTCCATTTCATGTTGGCGACTCACTAG TGTTCTCCTACAGTGGGGCCCACGATGTGATAGAAGTGCAGGAACAGGATTACGAATCGTGTAACGTCTCACACCCAATCAAAACCTACAACGACGGTGAGACGGTGGTCCCACTGAACCAGCAAGGAACCAGGTACTTCGTCTGCGGTCGCCAAGGTCACTGCCTCATGGGCCAAAAACTCCAAGTCAATGTACTTCCCTCCCCTACCACCAGCGAAGGCGGCGCCGATAACCCTGATCGTCGCGGTGGCGGACGGCAACATGCTAGAccacctcctcctcctcctcctcataataataataataattcatcaaataataataataataataatcctcATGATCAGCACGAGTTGCCTTCGTTGGATCCTCAGGTTTGTGTTTGTAGCGGTGGTAATCCGGAGAAGGTGGTGGCTGTGGCTGACTCTGCGTTCGGTTGGTTGATGCCGTTGGTTACTGCGTTGATGATTAATCTTGTTGGTGGTTTGGATTATCTCGTTGGTGTTTTCCATCTCGTCATGATCTGA